A region of Micromonospora sp. WMMD882 DNA encodes the following proteins:
- a CDS encoding DEAD/DEAH box helicase, producing the protein MTLTAALPDSADPDALYDAFAGWAKERGLDLYPHQEEAVIEIVSGANVIMNTPTGSGKSLVAVAAHFAALADDRTTFYTAPIKALVSEKFFALCEVFGAENVGMLTGDASVNADAPIICCTAEILANLALREGRRADVGQVIMDEFHFYAEPDRGWAWQVPLIELPQAQFVLMSATLGDTTRFVDDLARRTGRPTAVVRSAERPVPLLFSYVTTPMHETLEELLTTKQAPVYVVHFTQAAALERAQALMSVNVATRAEKDLIAEAIGRFRFTSGFGKTLSRLVRHGIGVHHAGMLPKYRRLVETLAQAGLLKVICGTDTLGVGINVPIRTVLFTGLSKYDGVRTRLLKAREFHQIAGRAGRAGFDTIGRVVVQAPEHVIENEKALAKAGDDPKKRRKVVKKKPPEGSIGWGEPTFQRLVDSEPEPLTSSFQVSHSMLLNVIGRPGDAFAAMRHLLTDNHEDAAAQRRHIRRAIAIYRALRAGGVVEELPEPDETGRRVRLTVDLQLDFALNQPLSPLALAAIELLDSASPSYALDVLSVIESILDNPRQVLSAQQFKARGEAVAAMKAEGIEYEARIELLDEVTWPKPLAELLEAAYEMYRQGHPWVADHELSPKSVVRDMYERAMTFGEYVQFYGLSRSEGLVLRYLADAYKTLRQTVPEDAKTEELVDLIEWLGELVRQVDSSLIDEWERLRKPSDVEEVASSLDDRPPAVTRNARAFRVLVRNALFRRVELAALRRWDLLGELDAADGWHADAWADALTPYFEAYDSIGTGPDARGPALLMIEQGSQRWSVRQILDDPDGDHDWGISAEVDLVASDEVGAAVVRVTDVGQL; encoded by the coding sequence ATGACGCTCACCGCCGCGCTGCCGGACAGCGCCGACCCCGATGCCCTGTACGACGCGTTCGCCGGTTGGGCGAAGGAGCGCGGCCTCGACCTCTACCCGCACCAGGAAGAGGCGGTCATCGAGATCGTCTCCGGCGCGAACGTGATCATGAATACGCCCACCGGATCGGGCAAGAGCCTGGTGGCGGTCGCGGCGCACTTCGCGGCCCTGGCCGACGACCGGACGACCTTCTACACCGCGCCGATCAAGGCCCTGGTGTCGGAGAAGTTCTTCGCGCTCTGCGAGGTCTTCGGAGCGGAGAACGTGGGCATGCTGACCGGCGACGCGAGCGTCAACGCGGACGCCCCGATCATCTGCTGCACCGCCGAGATCCTGGCCAACCTGGCGCTGCGGGAGGGCCGGCGGGCCGACGTCGGCCAGGTGATCATGGACGAGTTCCACTTCTACGCCGAGCCGGACCGGGGCTGGGCCTGGCAGGTGCCGCTGATCGAGCTGCCCCAGGCGCAGTTCGTGCTGATGTCGGCCACCCTCGGCGACACCACCCGCTTCGTCGACGACCTGGCCCGGCGCACCGGGCGGCCGACCGCCGTCGTGCGTTCGGCCGAACGGCCCGTACCGCTGCTCTTCTCGTACGTGACCACGCCGATGCACGAGACCCTGGAGGAGTTGCTCACCACGAAGCAGGCCCCGGTGTACGTGGTGCACTTCACCCAGGCCGCCGCGCTGGAACGCGCCCAGGCGCTGATGAGCGTCAACGTGGCCACCCGGGCCGAGAAGGACCTGATCGCCGAGGCGATCGGCCGGTTCCGGTTCACCTCGGGCTTCGGCAAAACGCTGTCCCGGCTGGTCCGGCACGGCATCGGCGTGCACCACGCCGGCATGCTGCCGAAGTACCGCCGCCTGGTGGAGACCCTGGCCCAGGCGGGCCTGTTGAAGGTCATCTGCGGTACGGACACCCTCGGGGTGGGCATCAACGTGCCGATCCGTACGGTGCTGTTCACCGGGCTGAGCAAGTACGACGGGGTGCGGACCCGGCTGCTCAAGGCCCGGGAGTTCCACCAGATCGCCGGCCGGGCCGGGCGGGCCGGCTTCGACACCATCGGCCGGGTCGTGGTGCAGGCCCCCGAGCACGTGATCGAGAACGAGAAGGCCCTGGCCAAGGCGGGCGACGACCCGAAGAAACGGCGCAAGGTGGTGAAGAAGAAGCCGCCGGAGGGCTCGATCGGCTGGGGTGAGCCGACGTTCCAACGGCTCGTCGACTCCGAGCCGGAGCCGCTGACGTCCAGTTTCCAGGTCAGCCACTCGATGCTGCTCAACGTGATCGGCCGGCCCGGGGACGCGTTCGCCGCGATGCGGCACCTGCTCACCGACAACCACGAGGACGCCGCCGCCCAGCGCCGGCACATCCGCCGGGCCATCGCGATCTACCGGGCGTTGCGGGCCGGCGGGGTGGTCGAGGAGCTGCCCGAGCCGGACGAGACCGGCCGGCGGGTCCGGCTCACCGTGGACCTCCAGCTCGACTTCGCCCTGAACCAGCCGCTGTCGCCGCTGGCCCTGGCCGCGATCGAGCTGCTCGACTCGGCCAGCCCGTCGTACGCGCTGGACGTGTTGAGCGTGATCGAGTCGATCCTGGACAATCCCCGCCAGGTGCTCTCCGCGCAGCAGTTCAAGGCGCGCGGCGAGGCGGTCGCCGCGATGAAGGCCGAGGGCATCGAGTACGAGGCCCGCATCGAGTTGCTCGACGAGGTGACCTGGCCGAAGCCCCTGGCCGAGCTGCTGGAGGCGGCGTACGAGATGTACCGGCAGGGGCATCCGTGGGTGGCCGACCACGAGCTGTCCCCCAAGTCCGTGGTCCGCGACATGTACGAACGGGCCATGACCTTCGGCGAGTACGTGCAGTTCTACGGCCTGTCCCGGTCGGAGGGGCTGGTGCTGCGCTACCTGGCCGACGCGTACAAGACGCTGCGGCAGACGGTGCCCGAGGACGCCAAGACCGAGGAGCTGGTCGACCTGATCGAGTGGCTGGGCGAGCTGGTCCGCCAGGTCGACTCCAGCCTGATCGACGAGTGGGAGCGGCTGCGCAAGCCGTCCGACGTGGAGGAGGTCGCGTCGTCGTTGGACGACCGGCCGCCGGCGGTGACCCGCAACGCCCGCGCGTTCCGGGTGCTGGTGCGCAACGCGCTGTTCCGCCGGGTCGAGCTGGCCGCGTTGCGCCGCTGGGACCTGCTCGGCGAGCTGGACGCGGCCGACGGCTGGCACGCCGATGCCTGGGCGGACGCGCTGACGCCGTACTTCGAGGCGTACGACTCGATCGGGACCGGGCCGGACGCGCGCGGCCCGGCGCTGCTGATGATCGAGCAGGGTTCGCAGCGGTGGTCGGTGCGGCAGATCCTGGACGACCCGGACGGCGACCACGACTGGGGCATCAGCGCCGAGGTGGACCTGGTCGCCTCGGACGAGGTCGGCGCGGCGGTCGTCCGGGTCACCGACGTCGGGCAGCTCTGA
- a CDS encoding metalloregulator ArsR/SmtB family transcription factor — MARAATTSDVFNAIAEPQRREILALLRAGERPVTELARELGITQPGASKHLRVLREVGLVRDRKEGRQRLYGLDARGLRPVHEWTGGFERFWNETFDRLDAYVQDLKQAQHEE, encoded by the coding sequence ATGGCACGAGCAGCGACGACGTCGGACGTCTTCAACGCGATCGCCGAGCCGCAGCGTCGGGAGATCCTCGCGCTGCTGCGGGCCGGTGAGCGACCGGTCACCGAGCTGGCCCGGGAGCTGGGGATCACCCAGCCGGGCGCGTCCAAGCACCTGCGGGTGCTCCGGGAGGTCGGGCTGGTACGGGACCGCAAGGAGGGCAGACAACGGCTGTACGGCCTGGACGCCCGCGGGCTGCGACCGGTCCACGAGTGGACCGGCGGGTTCGAGCGGTTCTGGAACGAGACCTTCGACCGGCTGGACGCGTACGTGCAGGACCTGAAGCAGGCACAGCATGAGGAGTAG
- a CDS encoding SRPBCC family protein, producing the protein MSETGPAAPERSAAADREIVISRVVDAPRELVFEAFTDVRHLSRWWGPAGFTTTTRSFEFRVGGEWDFVMHGPDGTDYQEWISWTEIVPPEGITLLHGESRGDPDAFQSFLTFTPDGAATRVEMRTVFPTREQRDEAVEKYHAVEGGRQTLGKLAAYVTGVARPGAQG; encoded by the coding sequence ATGAGCGAGACGGGACCAGCGGCGCCGGAGCGGTCTGCGGCGGCCGACCGCGAGATCGTGATCTCCCGGGTGGTCGACGCCCCCCGGGAGCTGGTGTTCGAGGCGTTCACCGACGTGCGGCACCTGTCGCGCTGGTGGGGGCCGGCGGGGTTCACCACGACCACCCGGTCGTTCGAGTTCCGCGTCGGCGGGGAGTGGGACTTCGTGATGCACGGGCCGGACGGCACGGACTACCAGGAGTGGATCTCCTGGACCGAGATCGTCCCGCCGGAGGGCATCACGCTGCTGCACGGCGAGTCCCGGGGTGACCCCGACGCCTTCCAGTCGTTCCTCACCTTCACGCCCGACGGGGCGGCCACCCGGGTCGAGATGCGCACGGTGTTCCCCACCAGGGAGCAGCGCGACGAGGCGGTCGAGAAGTACCACGCGGTCGAGGGCGGCCGACAGACCCTGGGCAAGCTGGCCGCCTACGTCACCGGGGTCGCCCGGCCGGGAGCGCAGGGCTGA
- a CDS encoding dihydrofolate reductase family protein, with protein MAGRVFFSVSMSLDGFIAPGSLGDLMGRQWMELQRWVFPQRFFRENLKLGAGGEEGRDNDILRETFARTGASVMGRRMFDGGERMWPEEAPFHTPVFVVTHHRRDPWERPGGTTFHFVDEGIEAALDRARAAAGDRDVRIAGGGATILAYLNAGLVDEFSIALSPVLLGAGVRLFEGVDAGRVALELVRTEPSPRVTHLTYTVRRR; from the coding sequence ATGGCCGGGCGGGTGTTCTTCAGCGTGTCGATGTCGCTCGACGGGTTCATCGCGCCCGGGTCCCTCGGCGACCTGATGGGACGACAGTGGATGGAGTTGCAACGCTGGGTCTTCCCGCAGCGGTTCTTCCGGGAGAACCTCAAGCTCGGCGCGGGCGGCGAGGAGGGCCGCGACAACGACATCCTGCGGGAGACGTTCGCGCGCACCGGCGCGAGCGTCATGGGCCGGCGCATGTTCGACGGCGGCGAGCGGATGTGGCCGGAGGAGGCGCCGTTCCACACGCCGGTCTTCGTCGTCACGCACCACCGGCGTGACCCCTGGGAGCGGCCGGGCGGCACCACCTTCCACTTCGTCGACGAGGGCATCGAGGCCGCGCTGGACCGGGCCCGCGCCGCCGCCGGCGACCGTGACGTCCGCATCGCGGGCGGCGGCGCGACGATCCTGGCGTACCTGAACGCCGGCCTGGTCGACGAGTTCTCGATCGCGTTGTCGCCGGTGCTGCTCGGCGCGGGGGTGCGCCTGTTCGAGGGCGTGGACGCCGGCCGGGTGGCCCTGGAGCTGGTCCGCACGGAGCCCTCCCCACGGGTGACGCACCTGACCTACACCGTCCGGCGGCGGTAG